The nucleotide sequence aatataatttttcctgACATCAATAGAGCGTCAGAGGGAAGATACGTATAAAATAGGTAAGTAAATTATTGTACTTTTGAGTGGTTTGTTTTGTGAGAGAAATGAGAGAAAAAAAACGCACGCACCAAATAAAGATAATGAAAGAGCACGAAGTATTGCTATGTTCCGCGATTGTCGTCGAATAAATAACGAACTTTTGTTATTGGAAGAGAggcaaaaaatagttgaaaaacaGACACACTTATAACATTTGAGTGGAATTGGAGTATTTTAGCTGCcttcacacatacaaacacgtaTCGTCGTATAAGGAAAACCAGCCACCGAAGAGTATCATCTCTTCCACCGGcaaaagcaaatacaaacaGCTCAAAAATGAGACGGAAAATACAACGTGGAAAAGAAGTGAATATTATTGCTATTGAATTGCTTTCAAATCAGATGTCTTTCAGAATTCATACTCGATGGTTGGGGTATACTTCAGGTGCAAGCGTTGCGAAAACTATGAAAACAggtttacttaattttatttatacataatgGATTTGATAACATAGGCAcccaattcgaaaaaaaatttatgtgatcatttctaaaaaaaaaaaaaaatgtttgtttatggaagtattttttttttaccagcacatgtgtatttttcttttttgctattgCATACGAATTCTTAATAAGATTTTAAAAAGTAATTGTATGCAATTTGTAGTATGCCCAATAGAAGGCGGGTTTGTTTTATGTCTGCTATGCGCATATGAGTAAATATAACAGTAGTAAAAGTTCTCAAGAcctttttaaatggtttttcTCTACTTATCAGTTTTATTGTGGAAAATattcatttacaaaatttaataaacaattacaaATTAAACTTTTGAGTGGTCCAATATAAATCCTGGTCATTCCAGCAGCGTAGACGTGTAGCATGGttggatatttttataaatttgtattttttgtttgttgcataCCCAATTAACTCGTAATATGTAAGGGGAAGAAGCATCACACTTCAATGACTACCCAACTAGCAACacgaaattgaatgaaaaacatTCACTATAcactgtatttatatatgtctttaagtgtatatataatttttaaatataagattTAAATGTATTCCTAACAATACCTcacttttttaacttaattaaaataataaataacagtttacatttttaaacaatatttttattaagtataaaaaataaatgcaatttacataaacatTGTTTGCTAATctagttttattatttctttccaattattcaatagttagtttttcttttcatttcaattctcccaatttatgtatgtaatgtaATATATTAATGTAAAACACCTGATACTGGCGAGCAATAGTCACATTCAAATATTTCATCTCTTGTGGGGAACCAAGACGGCACAATATGGAActcaaatacaacaaaaatcaaagaGAGGAAATAAATACCTGTGTTGTGAGAAGTGAAATTGttaaggaaattaaaataaaagcacCACACATACCTTCGTGAAGGAAAAAATATCACACACAACGTCACTATCGCTCATAAACAACAAACGGTAGAAATGGGTAAAATATAAGATAAATAGACAAACGACAAATAGTGTATGAAAATGCGAAGCCgaatagcaaaacaaaatgtatattacTTTGATTGCAgggttgtatatacatatgtgcacataAGCCTTTAGAAGTGTTGACAGCGTAAGTAAAATAATCACAAACTAAAAAGCAACGACGATAAATTGATGTAACGCTCGTGATGTTTTGACGAACATGTACTTTAATTAATCTTACAGATGTTTATCTGGAAGATATATTCTTTTCAACTGAATGCAAAGCGTAGGTGTAAAACATGTAAATAGCTTTTAGCAacaaatactcgtatttgtATTAACCTTAATTAATTAGCTCTTCTATTTATATTATTACGAAAACATTGAAAACATGTTCATAAaggcaaatgaaaaataaaaaaaatgtttgcacatTGGAAATGCTTTTCTTTCTAGGGGACAATATTACACCGAGCAGGTGCCTAAGGGTTAAGATTGCCTACGTCACATAATGGCGCGCTTTTTCTTCAATCCAAGAAACAAACTGCTGCAATGCATATTTCGCCCAATATAATTatgtttaatttctttcttacGCTCccactattattaaaaaattgtgtacaaaCATATTCTTTAAAGCCCTTTTATCGACAAAAATTTCTCTACACTTTCTTTTTATATGCGCCCGCCACTACCGACTAGCGATTGTCCGCTGGCCCACCAGCAGCAGCCGCCCGCCTATCCAACAAGACAAGCAACGAACCGAAATTTTCCATTTCAACAAAATCAGCACCAGCAATATTGCAAATTTTACACTTCATTTAGCTTCTTCTCCAAACAATTATTAATGTGGAAAATGTTTAACGCCGCATacgctataagaaaaacatacatattttcacttCGCCATTGCGAACGCTTCGTGTTGGATTTCAACATTTTCCCACTTTTTGATGTGTATATTTTTCACAACGGTGGCGTACATTCATCTTGCTGCCTGCACTCACCGTTTCTGCGTtcgaatttttgtacaattcaCAAACACACGCTGTTgtttataaacatttattatATGGTTATTGTGCAACGACGGCACACAAcaaatttacgaaaattttaCAGCAAAATTGAATGTGAAAAAATCCATGCGCAACTATAGGATCGTTTCCGTCACCaccatttgcaataaaaatttcatctgCGCTGTGTTCGTTTTCACCGAAGGTTCATTCGGCTCGACAGAGTTGCGTGATGTCGTACCAGGGTTGACAAAATAGTATGTTTCCGCAATGTCGCAATCGGATATTAAAtttggtaaaataaaattgctataaatgatttcattttttatttacacaattCCCAgtggaattttatttatttctagttGGTTGTTAAAAAGAGACAATTGGATTTGAATATAGTCAGTTGAATTATATAAAGCGTAAATTGGATTTGAGAATTAGAAAACGTCAATtggattttggaaaatttataatgaattatagaatgttttacataaattttgcaGTAATCTATTTCTTTATGTGCGGTATTTAACAATAgacaattttctaaattactaATTTTCAACCGTACGTTGTCTCGGCATTTTCATTCCTAAACgtctaataaaacaaaaaataaataaataaaataaataataggcaCGTACACTTCTCATGATGCTCATTATTAGAAAGTTTTTGAGTGTGAGCTCCAGTATATCCGTTTTTTCAGTAATTTGAACGAAGCTTATTTTGATTGGTTGGACCTTTTTTTAGACTTGTGGTAAGTTGTGCGTATTTTTTATACACAGTACTAATGTCGTTGGTAAACTTCATAATtgctacaataacaaattataatgataatttttatttaactcctCAACCTGTTTAAAAGCtcgaaaattttgatcaaaCATTTGAGCAATTTGACGGGCATCATTTATCATAGACCCTCGCTCCAAAGGCAAATTATGGTATTAGAAGAACGATTCTTATATCTATTCTCTAAACAATTGAGATTTATACTGAGTTAGTTTACCATTTGCTCGAAAACGCCAGAGCTTTTTCTTAGGCGCGTTCATGAGAACTGTCATGGAAGAagaatatatgaaaattatgattttatcaaatataagttatatataaaattaatactttCGTGCTGGCTTTTTGACTATTTagcaatataataaattttgtgcaatttctttacgattattataaaaactgCTCGTTCTAACAATTCGGATTGAAAAGTATGCTCAAATATAAtctaaatttgttgttgttgttgtaggagcaaaaacattccccatacatgtacagggagtgctgctggagtaacAGTCCTTCGCCgaatatatagtaaatccgggtcgCTCCTGTAACCTAGAGCCGACTGTCGGGGGAAATTTGTCCAAGTCACTGCATTACTAAGACTTAAGTATCTTGATTTAGTATCTTTTTCTATTTAGGTAACAATTTAGACCTTTAATTGAACTTTCCAGTCGTTGTCCACTGAACGCTGCCTCTAACAAAATTAAGAGTTCAATTCAGATTGAAAAGTATGCTCAAATATATTCCGAATTTTTCCTAGTTTCTGCATTAGTAACGTTTTCTAATGATTTTGGATTTTTCTCTACTTAGGTAACTATTTAGACGATTAATTGGTGTTGCCTTAAAGTTTATTCACTATTAATTCGAATTGGAAATTGAAACGTATGAAAACATAAATTCACTTATAAATccgaatatatatattttattttaggctCCCTTGTTATTGGGCAGTTTGTTATCTTTTGAGAGACATTGCAAACTAAGGTTGATTTGCCATAAATGTAGTCATGATTTGTCAGTGCATGTAAGCGCAGCATAAGATCTGTTCacgctgttaaaacaacaacaatctgTTCACAGTTAAacgttttgtttatttcgataGTGAATATTCCTACTACCTTTTGTATAGATGGTTGCAATCAAGGCGAATCCACAAAAGGTGACTTTGATATAGttgctgatttattttttttcttgcaatttGCTGACTTGAATGTCAAAGTGCGCTGCTTTCTTTATTGTtgtcttgtttgtttgtttcattgaatttCTGTGATTCATACcaccaaatagcaaaaacaaaatacatataaatattgttgttgctcgTCGAAAGTCACCttctatgaattcgccttgattgTAATAGAATCAGAAAATTGTTTGCATTTGTCTGCccggaaataaatttaaaatttgccggCACAATAAGACGTTGCAAATATCTTCTTGGGTATATCTGGTGGTAAGATTTCGAGTTTTATGGACCCATTTTGGCCTACTGTTTGACACTAATTTCGAATATTAAGTTGCTGAATAAtgttaaaagtataaattaaattgtatttatttatatcgaaTATATGTCGGAACTTGGGTATTAACATCCGGCCCTGTAAAGTCTGCCACAGTAAATATTAAGATATATGCATGCGTAGTATGCACTTGCGTGGTTTATTAGATGTTAGTTCGAGGAACTAACTAAATCGTGCATGTGCCTGAAATATATACTCTGTAAATATGATAGAAAATATCTAAAACTACATTTTTGTCTTTAACAAATGTATAAAGATATTTTACAGTCTTGgcgtaaaattatttgattgttttcgatgtgtccatgtggctgtcagctcggAATGAAtcaaggcgaattaattttttgttttctacttttccattactttgcttttacaatcaaacgtacaaaacattgttgttggtctagtgctaccacttttaatgaatgcgccttgctaTCCACATTGTTCAAACATTTGAAACATTGTAATTAAATGCGTCGCAATTTTATTGCTTTCACTgtcagtagaaaaaaaatttattgaaggaaagaagcttttaattttatcaattacgtatacatatgaaaaatatcaattatatattatattataaattcaattgaaaagaatgccaacatcaaaaaaatcagaCTACTACAATCGTCCGAAACCATCGGTCCAAGAACTCAAGTTGAACATTAATTCCTCGACTAGTTCGCGCCAAGAATCATTAAAGAAATATGCAGCGTCTCCGAAACCTATAAAACGATCAATGAatacaaaatatgaaatatgtgaATCAATACAAAATCTATCCAAAGTCGAGCCCACTGAAGCCGTTGCCGATAAATGTTATGACGATATAAAACCATTAATTACTGTACCGACTATCGAGCTACGTTTATCTGAGCCGGAGTCGTCCAGTTCAACTCCACAGCCAAAACAACGCGGCTACGACCTTACTAGTTCCACCAACTCACATTTTAAAGGTTTGATTATAGCAGGTCCAAAGAAATTCAAACGCACATGCTCGAGTGCATCTACGTCATCCAAGCCAAAAATCAGCTCGTCTAGCTTACAAACAACAACAGCTCCAGCGAAGGTATCGGATGAAAAGCAGGTCACGTCACAGGAAATGATCGATTCACAACATAAGGAGTCGGGCGCCAAACGCAAGATTTTTCGCGGTCCTGAATGGAAGAAACCGTGTCCAGAAAGCGTTGTGGCCGGTGCACCAAAGCCCTTTGTCGGTACTTGCCCACTGAATTTCCAGGAGTTTGCCAAATTATCACGTGTAcgacaaaaattttttcttacacaAGACCCACGAAAGAAGTATTGCTTGGTTAACCCACAGGCTTTGCGTACGAACGCATTTTCGGAAAAGcgtgaatttaaaatattaacgaATTCAGTTAAATATGGAGACAATCTTTGCGGCGAGACACAATCGCATTCCTCAGAGTCTTTTGTTTGCGAAGAAATCGATTTGGAGAACCCAATGCAACTAGATTTCCAGGGCCTTGACTACAAAAATACTTATCAAGCAGACGAACAGGATACACAAAACCAGAGTCTTTATCGAAGCATAGTGCGGTACATGGAGAGGCGTGGCGTCAAGCAGGAGATCGAGAAAAGTGTCGAAGCAGAGCTTCTGCATGAACGTTTGGCAGTGCCAGAATGTTTTGCGGTGCAAGATCGTACTATACAAGAGAAGGAGCCAAGCAGTGAGCCGCCGGTACCGTTTTGCAAATTATTTCGTGCAGCAGATAAGCCCTACAATCAAGAGAAAATAGCAGAAGAAAGACGTAACCGTCATGACCGTTACAAGACACTTTATTTACGTCGCAAAAAGCTAGCTGAACAAAAGGAAAGTGCTAGAAAGCAGCAAGATAAAGTTGATGAGGAGCTCAAACCTACAATGCTCGCGAATAAAAATTTCACGGAAGTTGTAAATAGTATAAATGCAGCATGTCATCCCGATATTAAAATAGAAGGTCTGTTGCGTGAACCGGAGAAGCCAAAACAATGTTTTCCACATACAATGCGCGAAACTAAGCAATTTAAAAAGAATCTGAAAACGGAGAATCGTATCAAACGTGACAATGCGCTTGTTAAGAAGGAATATGTTTTGCAAAATCTCGGTAAGCTGAAAGATTACCCTGAGGCAAAACTTGATATAAGCAGCGATACACCGAAACACAGCGTTGAAAGTCCGGAACTCAGCGAACAGTCCAGCGATGACGAGGATGCTATTGATGTGGGCAAACATGGCAGCAACTACAAGCTGCGTGGCTTTCACTTTAAGTTGGGCGAGAGCTTGCGTGGCAAGCAACATCAAACCGAGAAGACCGGAGGTGCACGAAAAGAAAAGACGTGCAAGACCCGTGAACAATGGTTGGCAGAGTTGGTTCCAAAGAAGGAAGCTATAATGTTGGATATCGAGGAAGGCATACCGAAACTACGTAGTCCCGACGACCCGCtacttaaaatttgtatgccCAAATTTGAATATAAGTTACCGCAAATAAAGAGTAGTGCAGTACGTGAGTACATCGAGAAACGGCTGGGACGTCACTATGAACGTGATTTGCGTAAGAAGTTTAGAATGGTACGACCGCGTCTTGAGTACCCACTTAAGAAGTTCAATTTAATACGTTTTCTCTTCGATGATAATATCCAAGACTTGAGTAATGTTAAATTACACAAAGCAGAGAAATATGATGAAACTGATTTAATGAAAATGAACACCACACTGGAGTACATGGCGGCCAAAGAgaatatcaaaaagaaaatgaagGCGCAAATGAAACAGAAGCGTCTCAAATTACTGGGTATACCTTGTTACGAGGTGAAAAGGTCGAGTCTGCAAACCAAATGTGAACAAtcggatacggatacagatcCAGAATGGGTACCGGAACCAGAACCTGAGTTAGTTGACCAGAAAGAGGAGAATGAGCGCGCAAAATTTGCCAAAAGCGTTGGACTACCGATGCCCATGCGCGGCAATATGCCTGCTCCCAAATATCGAGAAACTACATTACGGAGACATCCCAGAAAGCCACGTGACTACCTAAAGGAACGCGTGCCTTCGGTGCTTTTCGATCATACTGTTGCAGAAGTGCACAAACCGCATTTGCTAAAACTTAGCCCAgatgaaatatatttcaacaatttaCGCGaagtgaaaaaaagtaaatattcaaaattgtttgaaaCCCGACACCACCATGATCATGGAAATTATATGCAACAAAAACCAGTGGACGTACACTATCAGCCGAAACTCGTAAAAGCGAAAGTCACGAAGGCCAAAAGAAAAGAAGATCAAGTTGTTATGGAAAAATTTCGTATGGCACAACCCCCATGTAATGAATTCGTTGAAATGGATCTGTCTTTACCCAAAGCGGATACAAAAGCATTGCTTGAAAAACTGCAAAATTCGAGAAAACAGGTTACTGCCGACAAGGGTTTGGGCAGCAAGGATTTGTGCCAGCAACGCGATTTCTATTATCATAGTCGGCCGCACGAAAATCTCGAAACACTCGATTATCCGGGACACAAggaatatttggattttttgcatgAGGTGCGCAAAGCACTCTATGAATCCAAAGTGAATGAGGATGAGGGTCAGAAGATTGCTGTTGATCGTGATGAAATAATACAAGAGATAGAAGAGGATTTGAAAAGTATTGAAACGTGCCTGACTTCGCTCAGCAGCTCGGTGTGTACGAATCTAACGAACGATAGTGGTAGCTTTTTGCTGATGGAAGGAAAAACGAAAATTCCACTCGATTATATAAGAAAATCCGTGGTGCCATTCGAAGCAATTAATCGATGTCGATTCAAGTTGGAGCCGCTCGATATGGAAACTGAGGAAAATAATCCTTTCAAGGTGATGCCATTTGCGGGGCAGCACAAAGCGCAACTGGAGCTTAGCACAGCCAAAGACAGCTTTTTCACATTCAACACACGTCTACAAAATGGTATGCGTTTACGTCTCGAGGTGCCGGTCGAAGATGTGCGACAGAAACTTATTGGACGCGCACGATTTAAGTATCGCAGTGTAGTAACGACAGATATCGATGAAAACTACGTGGACGAATTGAAAAATCGACCGCCAGTGAAGATGTTCAGTTTTAAAAGCGGCATGtcatttattaaagatgcattGCGTTTGAAATTCGAGTCCATGCTCATACAAGGTCAAATAGTGCGTACGAAGATCTACGATCGCTTAAACGAGCATCATTGGGAGCGTATGTTGCGTTTGAAGACACTTTATGAGAAACTATTCACAAAGTGGGAGAAACGTGAATATGAAGCAGCCATGTCGGTAGTGCATAAGGTGAGTGAGTACATGTTCGGAAATTAGCGATTCAGAGGCAATTTAAAGTGTTTTACAAAACGCCTCATAACTTTTAAGtatataacaaatttatattattattgtttatttattaatcagAAACAGGGCTTTTGCAGTCTATAAGACAGATAGATACAAAGACAAAGACCGTATGACAAGTGGCTTCGAAGTaactttttaaaagtaaatttagagtaagaaaaatcaaagtctaaggaagaagaataagcattaaggggttatatacagttagaattttcaaaaaatcgattttttaattttattttcttaatgtacatatatttaagaatacacatagaaaatgtaatattgatcccgtgaatattttcgaagttacatgcaaatttgaaaaggcgtttcagagtgcttgaaggtacaaggcaaactttaaacgcgtttttctcaaaatagtgTTTTTAAAGTCGCTGACCAACATTAGTCGAAaaggctaaaccgattagtctaaaaatttaaatatattttttagtaattaattaaagattttttctcaccgataaatatttttttgtttataaaaaatttaaggccgaaattttggtcaaaaatctattttttttttttgtaaaaaaaatgtattttgtttattccTTCGATTATTTACGAGATTTAACATTACTGTAACggaatttgtttggttttttaatttcagaggatccagatcagagatatagtggtcacgaCAAAACGCCTTTTTTGAGaagagctcccggagatcagttgtagctcctttcccaataaatatttttactcatactaagtcttaaaatagtCCTCGTAAAAGGAGCATTAAACCGTGTTAGCAATACCCAATGCGTGAgggaacattaaaattaattttattgagcaGATACGGATAATCTATTGAGCCCGGACAAATATCAAAGACAAAACACATCGACATAACGGAATATGCCTGGACTCTAAGGACATTCGATTTATTAATAAGCAATGAGAGCGATAGTATggaaaagcaaagcaaagcaaaaaaataccgcGTATTCTAACTTGGACCGAATTAAGGACGAGTAAAACAGTTTGAGAGTTGAGGGATCAGAAAAGgaagaattattttgataaagaAAGCTAACATTGCGAACTAATTAGAAATAATGTTTTATAGTTTATGTGAGTGATGAAGTTGAGTTTGGAGTCAAAATAAACacccaaattttttaattcactaaTTGTCTTTAGCGGCGAGTTTGAGATAAGGTAAAATATTGGAATAATCctaatatttagcaaaaaacgatTACGCACACACtgtctatatgtatgtaagttaatCCACTCACTCCGGGGAATGGATGAAGCTTCTGAATATTTCACAAGAGATTTTCAGATCATCCGCGTATAGAATAAATTAGACATGGAAAAACAGGGGAGAAATATCGCTAATGAAGAAGATAAATAATAACGGACCTAGGACTCTATGACTCTTGGGGGACACCAGACgaagtaacaaaataataagACGATATGccttcccacgacagtcggttctacgtaaccggaagaCCCGAATTGAACGCTGCCCCTCCTCTACaagaaaaagtcaaaaaaaagcCTTACGGGCATGGTTCATCAAGCAAGTAATACATCGCTTGGCCATCGATGGTTAGAACTCCGCGCTTTAGTGATTTTATGAGATAAGACGAATTTACTTACCGTCGCGATATATATCAGTATCTTTACACACACAATAGGACCGTTCTGCTGGTCcgttcttggccggatatatagtaaatctCCGGGACGTTCCGGTAACGTGGAACCGAATGCCGATAGTAAAAAGGTCGGTGTACCCCattgtaattttcaaatattctagACATAGACAAGACGATACAAACCAAATTCGCGAAAAAAATCTACGAAAAAACTCGATTAGTTCTACAATCATTTTATTCTGTTCCAATTGGTTCCTAAAGCGTCTTTTTTCGGAAGTTATTTGCTTAGAGTTATAGTTGACCATCGATTAGAAAATGTTGCTATTTCGATTAGGTAGTATGTTGCTATTTCATAGCTTAAACCTTCATATCTGTTTGGTTATATTTTTTCTACCAACAACATAACCTATGCGATATTATGCACTTTTTTAGGTTAAATCCTATTACGATCGTACAGATGCTTTAAGGCGTGAATTTCGTGAATTGGAACGccaacaaattattttgaatatggACATAGTTTTCGTTGAGGGTCATTGGATACGCCGTATTATGCTACAGAACTTCCACTATTTACTTGGTGATTCGGAATGGCGTTACGAGAACGATTGGATACACCGTATCGAACAAGCAACACAGCCAAGCACTGAGTGtgatgaagaagaggaaggcgaGGAGGAAGAAGAGGCTGGTGAAAGGCGATGTGAAAAGGTGTCAATTGAATTAGAGAACTTCGAAGAGTCCATCGCAAAACGAAGCATAGTGAATATTCGAAAGCGTGACAAAGACAACGCATGGGCAATTAAGGCTTTCTACGAGAATGTATACCTACAGAATTTGCATCCTATACTGATTGTGTTTCCCAATGCGGAGAGTTTCATGCTAGGCATAGATAATTTGAAAACTAAAACCTTTGTGCTACTACTCGAAATGCATTTCACTTTGTCCATACACTCCGAATTGCAGAGTCGGCTGGAGACTTTCCAGGAATGGTGTTTAGAGGATTTGCGTGAAAAGCAAGCGTATGTTTCGCGTAAATGtgcaaaattgtattttatgtcCGACCGTGCAGCCGATATGAAGAAACGTTCATTGGAATTTTTGGTGCAGCCCATTGAGGAGTCATTCAACGACGAGACTTTTATCAAACATCGAGCAATTATTGCGGAGGTGTGGCGTGGAGTTGTGCCGGGAAACATGCGTAGCGCTAGTGGTGAAGATCTCGAGTCGTTGGAGATGGTCGCCATGATTTCAGAGGTTGTGTTGGAATTGATATGTaagttttggtaaaaaaaaatttgttatttaccgtctttttccgaaaataagcCCTAGTTCAAATAATGTGACAAAAATAATTCGTTAAAAATGCTATTGATTTATTAAGTATAAGTAATAATATGTTTAGTTTTCCTAATACTCGTACTTCAGAGAAAtgtttgaaacaaaatattccgagaaaataattgtttaccTCTTACGAAGAGCGCTTCGTTCGTTAATTCTTGgaatttatcttaaaaatacCACATAAGGCAGTAGTCTACATTGAGTGACAGTGCAGGTATACAACGTTCATTAATTTCAGTCCTGTAAGTCAGATTATTTCctcataagtaattttatttaaaaataaagtgaataattttgcattaGCATTCTGTAAAGAGAAGATGCTGGATCTCTGTATGGTTCGTAAATGGCGTACAGACTACAATTACCTGTGTCAACTGGTGGACcaaggaaatgagaaaaaacgcAGAGTTGGATCAGGTCGGCAGCAGTTATTTTCTGAGTTGGAAGATTGCATCTGGGAATGGATCGCAGGAAGGAGAGCAATGGCTTTGGTTGTGCGCAGGgttgatattcaaaaatttgcccTTGAAACAGCAATTGAATTTGATATATCCACAGAAGAATTTAAAGTGTCGTCACACTGGTTGGACAACTTCTTTAAACGGTATGAACTGTCTCTAAGTAGATCAACAACATTGTTTAAGCTGAAAGACAATGCAGTATTTAGGCGTGCACTTGCATCTAACCTTTTTGTTGATGGCATCGATTTTTGGAAATACCAACTCTCCAACATGATTGCTATGGATGAGACCGCGGTAT is from Anastrepha ludens isolate Willacy chromosome 4, idAnaLude1.1, whole genome shotgun sequence and encodes:
- the LOC128860330 gene encoding uncharacterized protein LOC128860330; the protein is MPTSKKSDYYNRPKPSVQELKLNINSSTSSRQESLKKYAASPKPIKRSMNTKYEICESIQNLSKVEPTEAVADKCYDDIKPLITVPTIELRLSEPESSSSTPQPKQRGYDLTSSTNSHFKGLIIAGPKKFKRTCSSASTSSKPKISSSSLQTTTAPAKVSDEKQVTSQEMIDSQHKESGAKRKIFRGPEWKKPCPESVVAGAPKPFVGTCPLNFQEFAKLSRVRQKFFLTQDPRKKYCLVNPQALRTNAFSEKREFKILTNSVKYGDNLCGETQSHSSESFVCEEIDLENPMQLDFQGLDYKNTYQADEQDTQNQSLYRSIVRYMERRGVKQEIEKSVEAELLHERLAVPECFAVQDRTIQEKEPSSEPPVPFCKLFRAADKPYNQEKIAEERRNRHDRYKTLYLRRKKLAEQKESARKQQDKVDEELKPTMLANKNFTEVVNSINAACHPDIKIEGLLREPEKPKQCFPHTMRETKQFKKNLKTENRIKRDNALVKKEYVLQNLGKLKDYPEAKLDISSDTPKHSVESPELSEQSSDDEDAIDVGKHGSNYKLRGFHFKLGESLRGKQHQTEKTGGARKEKTCKTREQWLAELVPKKEAIMLDIEEGIPKLRSPDDPLLKICMPKFEYKLPQIKSSAVREYIEKRLGRHYERDLRKKFRMVRPRLEYPLKKFNLIRFLFDDNIQDLSNVKLHKAEKYDETDLMKMNTTLEYMAAKENIKKKMKAQMKQKRLKLLGIPCYEVKRSSLQTKCEQSDTDTDPEWVPEPEPELVDQKEENERAKFAKSVGLPMPMRGNMPAPKYRETTLRRHPRKPRDYLKERVPSVLFDHTVAEVHKPHLLKLSPDEIYFNNLREVKKSKYSKLFETRHHHDHGNYMQQKPVDVHYQPKLVKAKVTKAKRKEDQVVMEKFRMAQPPCNEFVEMDLSLPKADTKALLEKLQNSRKQVTADKGLGSKDLCQQRDFYYHSRPHENLETLDYPGHKEYLDFLHEVRKALYESKVNEDEGQKIAVDRDEIIQEIEEDLKSIETCLTSLSSSVCTNLTNDSGSFLLMEGKTKIPLDYIRKSVVPFEAINRCRFKLEPLDMETEENNPFKVMPFAGQHKAQLELSTAKDSFFTFNTRLQNGMRLRLEVPVEDVRQKLIGRARFKYRSVVTTDIDENYVDELKNRPPVKMFSFKSGMSFIKDALRLKFESMLIQGQIVRTKIYDRLNEHHWERMLRLKTLYEKLFTKWEKREYEAAMSVVHKVKSYYDRTDALRREFRELERQQIILNMDIVFVEGHWIRRIMLQNFHYLLGDSEWRYENDWIHRIEQATQPSTECDEEEEGEEEEEAGERRCEKVSIELENFEESIAKRSIVNIRKRDKDNAWAIKAFYENVYLQNLHPILIVFPNAESFMLGIDNLKTKTFVLLLEMHFTLSIHSELQSRLETFQEWCLEDLREKQAYVSRKCAKLYFMSDRAADMKKRSLEFLVQPIEESFNDETFIKHRAIIAEVWRGVVPGNMRSASGEDLESLEMVAMISEVVLELISTLDYIPVDESRRIEAQLRRRYAYDRKISRQAYQVEKRIESEMKKVRHNLEPPYVKPKREGKLTRIFIKKKQKKDVLKEQRVSEHTKFFFRAFHDEGDVMQLQDARDSIFVMDTIQEQIVPFYFDHFLKLNGYTPNYNFKTNIELRDGSEVSRVAFPSLLPEVLERLDKWEAARKRTMEDNIQRNPKMYVDVQF